A single Abyssisolibacter fermentans DNA region contains:
- a CDS encoding ABC transporter ATP-binding protein yields MNKILEVKNLSMTYHTLEDEIEVLNNISFDVYEGEIVIIVGPSGCGKSTLLSIISNLIQPSSGKVELNKKTGYMFQKDYLFEWRNILNNTLIGLEIQNKITKERISYVKKLLYTYGLGDFMYNYPRQLSGGMRQRVALIRTLAIHPEFLLLDEPFSALDYQTRLAIADEIGIILKKENKTALMVTHDISEAVSMADRIIVLSNRPAYIKDIISIKLTCPNNQKSPIISREAPEFKYYFNKIWKELDVHVK; encoded by the coding sequence ATGAATAAAATTCTTGAAGTAAAAAATCTATCTATGACTTATCATACATTAGAAGATGAGATAGAAGTACTAAATAATATATCTTTTGATGTATATGAAGGTGAAATAGTTATAATAGTAGGACCAAGCGGTTGTGGCAAATCAACTCTCTTATCTATTATTTCAAACCTAATTCAACCTTCATCAGGTAAGGTTGAATTAAATAAAAAAACTGGCTATATGTTTCAAAAAGATTATTTGTTTGAATGGAGAAACATACTAAACAATACTCTTATAGGACTAGAAATTCAAAATAAAATAACTAAGGAAAGGATAAGTTATGTAAAAAAACTTTTATATACATATGGTCTTGGAGATTTTATGTATAACTATCCTAGACAGCTTTCAGGTGGTATGAGACAAAGGGTAGCTTTGATTAGAACTCTCGCTATTCATCCGGAATTTTTATTATTGGATGAACCTTTTTCTGCTCTTGATTATCAAACACGACTTGCTATAGCTGATGAAATAGGTATTATTCTAAAAAAAGAAAATAAAACTGCTTTAATGGTTACACATGATATATCTGAAGCAGTAAGTATGGCAGATAGAATAATTGTTTTATCTAACAGACCAGCATATATAAAAGATATCATATCTATTAAATTAACCTGCCCTAATAATCAAAAAAGTCCAATAATTAGTAGAGAAGCTCCTGAATTCAAATATTATTTCAACAAGATATGGAAGGAGTTGGATGTTCATGTCAAATAA